The region CCTCATTCGCAGGCACCCTGTGCACCCCAAGGAGCCCCCACTCCAGTCTTGCCCTGGATCATAGGCACCCCCCCCCGAACAGTGGGGTGCACCCCAAGGCCCCCCCGTCCCACCTggtgcccccccccgccccagggCCCCCCTCATTGAGACATACCCGCTCCGGTGGCGCAGCGAGGAGGGCGCCGCCCCCCCAGCGCCGAGGTTGACAGTTCGAGTCTCGCCTCCGCCACCTCCGACGGGCGCGCTGACCCCCGGCTCTGTCcccatgtgtgtgtgtcccgTTCCCGGTGTCGAGCGTCCCCGGTGTGTGTCCCCCCCGCTCCGGGCCGTGCCGAGCCCGCGGCGGGGCGGAACTCAGCGCTTCCCCCTCCGCCAGCGGTGTGGCAACAGCTCCgccgccctcctcctccttccttcctcgTCCCATGGGTGAGCGGGGACCCCCGGgagcgggcagcggcggcggggccaTGGCGCGCCAGCCCGCGCTCCCCCTCGCCCTCCTCCTCTTCTATCTCCGCGCAGAGGCCGAAGCCGCCgcccgcggccccgcgcccgccccgcggaGCGCGGTGTTCCGGTACCGGTGAGTGGCGCTGCGGGAGCGGCcccgcgcggggcggggcggagggGGCACCGCTGTCCGCGCTGTCCCCGCAGGATCTGCGACGTGGACCACAAGCGCCTTTACCTGCGCGACGGGCGGCTCGTGGCCGGGCACCTGCAGGGGGCCAACGCGGCGCGGGAAGGTGAGGGGGGAccccgcgggggggggggacacagatggggaccccccccggGCGCGCCCTGACGCGGGTATGGGGGGGGTGACCCCAGAGAAGGTGTTTTGGGTGCCCAACCGCGCCTTCGCGCCCGCCCGGCTGCCCGTCATCATGGGCATCCAGAACGGGTCCCGGTGCCTCGCCAGCGCCCCCGGCCCCCGGCccagcctgtgcctgcaggTCAGCCACCGCCAGCGGGGGGACAGCGCGGGGGGGGCACcgatgggatggggacaccaagGGGAATGGGGACAtcagtggggatggggacatcaATGGGAATGGGGACATCATGGGGACACCAATGGGATGGGGACAAtaatggggatggggacatcaATGGTGATGGGGACATCATGGGGACACCAATGGAGATAGGGATATCGATGGGGATACCAATAGGAATGGGGATATCAATGGGGACACCAATAGGAATGGGGATATCAATGGGGACACCAATGGGACGGAGTCACCAAAAGGATGGGGACAGAATGGGGACACCAGTGGGAatggggacaggatggggatggggacaccacagggatggggacaacAATGGGGACACCaaagggatggggacaccatggggacaccaatgggaatggggacaccacagggatggggacatcaACGGGAATGGGGACATCATGGGGACAccaatggggatggggacaggatgaggatggggacaccaatggggatggggacgTCAATGGGGACACCAGTGGGAATGGG is a window of Strigops habroptila isolate Jane unplaced genomic scaffold, bStrHab1.2.pri NW_022045586.1_ctg1, whole genome shotgun sequence DNA encoding:
- the LOC115602935 gene encoding acyl transferase 8-like isoform X2, giving the protein MCVCPVPGVERPRCVSPPLRAVPSPRRGGTQRFPLRQRCGNSSAALLLLPSSSHGGRSRRPRPRARPAERGVPVPVSGAAGAAPRGAGRRGHRCPRCPRRICDVDHKRLYLRDGRLVAGHLQGANAAREGVLGAQPRLRARPAARHHGHPERVPVPRQRPRPPAQPVPAGRRHPGAAPRRAGLGRLHLLPLVPGRAVALRVGREPRLVPLHLGAGPPAPGALPEPRCHHPPRLLLQRRRVPGARHRPWGR
- the LOC115602935 gene encoding interleukin-1 receptor antagonist protein-like isoform X1, with translation MCVCPVPGVERPRCVSPPLRAVPSPRRGGTQRFPLRQRCGNSSAALLLLPSSSHGGRSRRPRPRARPAERGVPVPVSGAAGAAPRGAGRRGHRCPRCPRRICDVDHKRLYLRDGRLVAGHLQGANAAREEKVFWVPNRAFAPARLPVIMGIQNGSRCLASAPGPRPSLCLQDADIRELPRAGPASAAFTFFRSYRAGLWRFESAANPGWFLCTSARGHQPLGLSRSHDATTRLDFYFSAAESPEPGTAPGDGDTPTGDRDPPTGERDPPIGGGDTPR
- the LOC115602935 gene encoding interleukin-1 family member 10-like isoform X3; translated protein: MGERGPPGAGSGGGAMARQPALPLALLLFYLRAEAEAAARGPAPAPRSAVFRYRICDVDHKRLYLRDGRLVAGHLQGANAAREEKVFWVPNRAFAPARLPVIMGIQNGSRCLASAPGPRPSLCLQDADIRELPRAGPASAAFTFFRSYRAGLWRFESAANPGWFLCTSARGHQPLGLSRSHDATTRLDFYFSAAESPEPGTAPGDGDTPTGDRDPPTGERDPPIGGGDTPR